The following proteins are co-located in the Flavobacterium sp. CECT 9288 genome:
- the rimM gene encoding ribosome maturation factor RimM (Essential for efficient processing of 16S rRNA), with the protein MRKEDCFYLGKIAKKFSFKGEVLAYLDTDEPELYENLESVFVECNKHLVPFFIESSSLHKNDFLRIRFEDTNTEEEADALIGNDLYLPLKMLPKLTGNKFYFHEVIGFEVEDKRLGIVGKIESINDTTAQPLFEVLNGSVEILIPMIDHFLVKIDRENKKVIMDLPEGLIEMYL; encoded by the coding sequence ATGCGTAAAGAAGACTGTTTCTACTTAGGTAAAATCGCTAAAAAATTTAGTTTCAAAGGGGAAGTTCTTGCCTATTTAGACACGGACGAACCTGAGTTATACGAAAACTTGGAATCAGTGTTTGTTGAATGCAACAAACACTTGGTTCCTTTTTTTATTGAAAGCAGTTCGCTGCACAAAAACGATTTTTTACGAATCCGTTTTGAAGATACAAATACCGAAGAAGAAGCCGATGCATTGATAGGCAATGATTTGTATTTACCCTTGAAAATGTTGCCAAAACTAACCGGTAACAAGTTTTATTTCCACGAAGTAATTGGTTTTGAAGTTGAAGACAAACGCCTAGGAATCGTTGGTAAAATAGAATCTATCAATGACACCACTGCACAACCCTTATTTGAGGTTTTAAATGGTAGTGTAGAAATCTTAATCCCTATGATTGACCATTTCTTAGTTAAAATTGATCGTGAAAACAAAAAAGTAATCATGGATTTACCAGAAGGATTAATTGAAATGTACCTTTAG
- a CDS encoding tRNA1(Val) (adenine(37)-N6)-methyltransferase → MFTFKQFAVEQDRCAMKIGTDGVLLGAWTPITNNPFSILDIGAGTGIIALMLAQRSNAEQIDALEIDEDAHEQATDNFENSPWSDRLFCYHAGLDEFVEEPEDEYDIIVSNPPFYTEDYKTENEQRDIARFADAMPFDELIEAADLLLSENGIFAVIIPYREEENFIALANEYELYPLKITRVKGSPTTEIKRSLLAFTRKETTNFAVDELIIETARHVYTPEYIALTKDFYLKM, encoded by the coding sequence ATGTTTACATTCAAACAATTTGCTGTTGAGCAAGACCGTTGTGCTATGAAAATTGGAACCGATGGAGTTCTTCTTGGCGCTTGGACTCCTATAACCAATAATCCTTTTAGTATTTTAGATATTGGAGCTGGAACTGGAATCATTGCCCTGATGCTAGCACAACGAAGCAACGCTGAACAAATTGATGCTTTAGAGATTGACGAGGATGCGCATGAACAAGCAACCGATAATTTCGAAAATTCGCCTTGGAGCGATCGCTTATTTTGTTATCATGCTGGTCTAGATGAATTTGTTGAAGAACCCGAAGACGAGTACGATATAATTGTTTCCAACCCACCTTTTTACACCGAAGATTACAAAACGGAAAATGAGCAGCGTGATATCGCCCGTTTTGCTGATGCCATGCCTTTTGACGAATTGATTGAAGCCGCCGATTTATTACTTTCTGAAAACGGAATATTCGCCGTAATCATTCCTTACAGAGAAGAAGAAAACTTTATTGCTTTGGCCAATGAATACGAGTTATATCCCTTAAAAATTACTCGTGTAAAAGGATCACCAACCACTGAAATCAAACGCAGCTTATTAGCTTTTACTCGAAAAGAAACTACTAATTTTGCAGTTGACGAATTGATTATCGAAACCGCAAGACACGTTTACACTCCAGAATATATTGCCTTGACAAAGGATTTTTATTTGAAGATGTAA
- a CDS encoding four helix bundle protein, with product MEKPYNLEERTFLFAKECRLYVQKLHKTISNIEDSKQLVRSSGSIGANYIEANEKLGDKDLVFRLKIARKEAKESIYWIRLLNALNPEHKEISESLLYEVEELRKILSAIITKINPNI from the coding sequence ATGGAAAAACCTTATAACCTTGAAGAAAGAACTTTTTTGTTCGCTAAAGAGTGTAGATTGTATGTTCAAAAACTACATAAAACTATTTCAAATATTGAAGATAGTAAGCAATTAGTAAGGTCCTCTGGATCAATTGGAGCTAATTACATAGAGGCAAATGAGAAGCTTGGAGACAAAGACTTAGTCTTTCGTTTAAAAATCGCAAGAAAAGAAGCTAAAGAATCAATATATTGGATTCGCTTATTAAATGCGCTGAATCCAGAACATAAAGAAATATCAGAATCACTTCTATATGAAGTTGAGGAATTAAGAAAAATTTTATCCGCAATTATAACAAAAATAAATCCTAATATTTAA
- a CDS encoding 30S ribosomal protein S16, which produces MSVKIRLQRHGKKQKPFYWVVAADARSKRDGKYLEKIGTYNPNTNPATIELNLESAVKWLHNGAQPTDTAKAILSYKGALLKHHLDGGIRKGALTQEQADAKLAAWLEAKAGKVDAKKEGLTKAQAADKAKAFKAEQEVNAKRLAAAAQAEADAIAAATPAAEEVAEEAPAAEENNETTEA; this is translated from the coding sequence ATGTCAGTAAAAATTAGATTACAAAGACACGGTAAAAAACAAAAACCTTTTTACTGGGTTGTAGCTGCAGATGCACGCTCAAAAAGAGATGGTAAATACCTAGAAAAAATTGGTACTTACAATCCTAACACTAACCCAGCGACTATCGAGTTAAACCTTGAAAGCGCAGTAAAATGGTTACACAATGGTGCACAACCCACAGATACTGCAAAAGCAATTCTTTCTTACAAAGGTGCTTTATTGAAACACCACCTTGATGGAGGTATTCGTAAAGGTGCTTTAACACAAGAGCAAGCTGATGCAAAATTAGCGGCTTGGTTAGAAGCTAAAGCTGGTAAAGTTGACGCTAAAAAAGAAGGTTTGACTAAAGCTCAAGCTGCTGATAAAGCTAAAGCTTTCAAAGCAGAACAAGAAGTAAATGCAAAACGTTTAGCTGCTGCTGCACAAGCAGAAGCAGATGCTATTGCTGCTGCAACTCCAGCTGCTGAAGAAGTTGCTGAAGAGGCTCCTGCTGCTGAAGAAAACAACGAAACTACTGAAGCATAA
- a CDS encoding RNA-binding protein encodes MNIFVGSLPFSIEEADLRESFEAYGAVDSVKIISDKFTGRSKGFGFVEMPNDDEAQKAIDELNGATVQGRAIVVNKSEPKPEGERRSFNNNRGGDSRGGYGGNSRGGDNRGGGNRGGY; translated from the coding sequence ATGAATATTTTTGTTGGAAGCCTTCCATTCAGTATTGAGGAAGCAGATTTAAGAGAGTCTTTCGAGGCTTACGGAGCAGTTGATTCAGTTAAAATTATCTCAGATAAATTTACAGGAAGAAGTAAAGGATTCGGTTTTGTTGAGATGCCAAATGATGATGAAGCTCAAAAAGCAATTGACGAGTTGAACGGTGCTACTGTTCAAGGACGTGCAATTGTAGTAAACAAATCTGAGCCTAAACCAGAAGGTGAAAGAAGAAGTTTTAATAACAACCGTGGAGGTGACTCACGTGGTGGTTATGGTGGAAACAGCCGTGGTGGAGACAACCGTGGTGGTGGAAACAGAGGAGGATATTAA